The sequence ACTTGTCACAGAGTTAGAATCTTCCAATCTCAGAGATTATTTCTACCACCTCAATCCATGATCTAAAAAATCAGATCAACCGTCCGGATCACGTCTTCACAGGTAAGGAATTGGGCACCTCAGCACAATGGTACATTTGATGGGGCATGAGAGGGAGATGGGAAGTTGTTTTAACCTTTCGAGAGAAACTCCTGAGTCATGtgaatggaaagagagagaaattcaaCATCTCAGCTGACTTTGGGGGAGGTGTTATTTTGACTATTtgaaaaagataataaaaaagCCAAGTGAGTCAGCGTGGTAGATCAACAGTGTAAAAAAAAGCTTCCCTCTCCTCAAGTCATCTTGTATATAAACACTCACATGAGATGagagatggaaaaataaacaacaccagagagagagagagagagagagagagagagagagagagatgggaagaCCTCCTTGCTGTGACAAGGTGGGTATCAAGAAAGGTCCTTGGACACCTGAAGAAGATATCATCTTGGTATCCTACATCCAAGAACATGGGCCAGGGAATTGGAGATCAGTGCCTACAAACACTGGTAGAGTTCAAATcacaaccaaagaaaaaaaatcattttgtatTTGATTGGTTTTCTTTAGTGGATGTTAAAGATTTCATAAAATTCCATgtgggttttctttctttctttctttctttttttcttcttaatttgaAGGTATTGAATTCCATGATTTCATGATATTagctttttgtttctttcttttgtcGTTTTTTGCATTGATATTTTTAAcactaaaaaataaaacccaagatttcattttcttgtttgtttcttttatagtccaagatctttttttttttttttttttcctaccgtTCATAGAGCTTTTTTCTTGATGGGTATTGAGAATTTCATcaaattcctttttcttttttcttttttcttatcttgAATTCTGATTTGTTGAATTACATCCTTTCAATATCATGAAATCAAGATACAAAAATcacatcataatcatcatcatcctcttctTGTTATTCTTCTTTCTCTACTTCTTCTTTTCTTGCATCTACTTTTTCATTTTAATCGAGGTTTTTTAAATATCagtttcaaatattttatttaattttttatttgtcatTGCGCGCGTCTTATAGGGTTGCTGAGGTGCAGTAAAAGTTGCAGGCTGAGATGGACAAATTACCTTAGACCAGGAATCAAGCGTGGGAACTTCACTCCACATGAAGAAGGGATGATAATCCATCTTCAGGCCTTGTTGGGTAACAGGTAATTCTCTAAAATCACAATTCACACATGCCCTGTTTGGCTGGcacataaaaatgagttcatctcattttacttAATCGTAGTTATGAATTATagatcatgattgttggttatcaGGATTAATTTTATTCTTACcaaaatgacatataatctttTATACCTAATTAAGATTAACTAAAATGAAACGAACTCATTTTTAAATGGCacctaaacaggccctaagcacttgcataagatttttattttcttttcgaaAGGTGGGATTGCACTTGTGATTTTATTTATCGAGAAATTCACAACAACAAAACATCCATCTTTGATACATCAGAACCAAAGAATCCACTGCAACAGCAGAaattcacaacaacaacaacacttgCATCTATAACACCACAAAATCAACACCAAACCAGCTCAAATAGGCATCAGATATTGTTATTTTCACCCTCTAAATTTATATCTCCACCCTTAGAGAAGTCCATTTGATCATAATAATTTTCCTTGATGATCTTGGCTTTCACTTTTAGTATCATAATTAATAACCGAACTGTACCCTTTTGGGGCTGGAACTTACAATTTCATGGGTGTAAATATCACCTCCTCTTATATGaatatgtgcacaacacatgcatttattgtaggGAGCTACCATCTGGACTACTTACGTTCCACTTTTATGATGCGTGGACCCTTATTCTCTTTTGAATGCATAAGAAAATGGGGGTGTGAATATCAGTTCTCTACGTGCATATATAATATTATCTAAAAAAAAGGATATTATGATAAGATATGATTGTAGATTTTTCAAAGAATGATTGATTTTGGGTTTACAGATAGCATGGAAGCaataagacaaatccaattttaaaatagtttattattttatattcttaatttttattttatttttttcttacagATGGGCTGCCATAGCTTCCTACCTTCCTCAAAGAACAGATAATGATATCAAGAACTATTGGAATACACACctgaagaagaagataaagaagtTCCAAACAGCTATGGACTCTCACATGACAACATCAGATACAAGTGCAATCACATCAAATCTCATTTCAAAAAGCTACTACACCCAAACAAGGAATTCAGAGATGGGCACCAACCTTCCCTCCTCTTTCAGATTGAACACTGGAGGCTCTACTTATGCCTCAAGCACTGAGAACATCTCAAGACTCTTGGAAGGTTGGATGAGGAACTCTCCAAAAGCTAGTTCGAAGGCAGCTCAAGAAGAGAATCAACCTCAAAGCAATGAAAATGCAAATGCTGTTGCACCCAATCAAATCAAAGCTGAGCAAGAGAACTGTGATATCATATCCCATGAAGAACTAGAGAATCTTCTCTCTTTTGAGAGTTTGAGCAGCATGGCATGGGAGAAATCATCTTCTGACTCCACCCAAccagatgggtcccacaacactGCCAACGACAGCCTCAGCTCATCAGTGGATGAAGCCAAGGTCAGATCAGGCAACCAGCCCCCATTCTCTTGCCTTGAGATGTGGCTCTTGGATGAGGCAGCAACAGGTCAGGCAGAAGAGCTGATGGACCTCTCTCTAGATTGCTGCTCGGCTCCTGCAATCTTCTGataatctctccctctctctaataAGATCTTGTGATGGGTGGATAGCTAGTCTTGCCTACCATGTGGCCCTTTGGCTCTTTCTTCAACGGCGGTGATTCatccactgtacatgtggcatCCATGTACATGGATCAAGATCATGTGTCCTAATGTGGATGGTAGTTGTACCATTGCATTTCTTATGTGAACCGTCCCATCGTTTCAACTTTCACCATGTGATCGATCCAAAGTTTGCCCCATGGCtctaaatggatggtctagattgatgtaCACGCATGCCACATGTTCCGTGGAtaagtcaccactatttaagaCATGGTGCGGAGCATAGACAGTAGTCTAGCTCCTTATGTTGCTGCTTACTTTAAGCTATGCATGAGAAAAGTCCCAACAAAAAAGACTCATTGCATGGACTCTCTGTCGTTGTTTGAATCTCCTTCGTAGATGTTTATAAGAAAGGTTGTTTTCACCAAGTGTAAGATTAGAACAGGTGCTTTGTATGTATTATCTCAAATAAATCAATTCTCATGACCTAAAACTCTCATgggttttcttttatatataaaatGCTTGCGTACATCCTTACATACACACGCACATACATATGTGTCTTTGTCATGTAGGACGAATCATCTGATCCTATGAGCAATAAGATCAAGGAAATCGCACTTGAAGGTTAAGATAGGCAAAACGTCCTTCATGCACCCGTACTTGGTTAATAAGACCGGCCCGCTATTATAATGTATCGTTGAGAAGCTATTAGCAAGCCCTACAACTTACTAATAGGCGACTGCTAATTTGCTACCtatgatttggaaaagaaatgCTGTTTTTAAGGGTTATATTCCAATCCAAAGctgaattttactatttttaataattagttactttttgttgttgttgttgttgttgaaaattTTAAGGTTTAAAAGCCCATTCTTAATTTAGAGTACTCCTTGTTTTGTTTAATTGAGAGGCCTGTTTGGTTGACTGTAGCGCTGCGCATGTAAAGTGTGGTAAATAATTGATGATGACTTGTATTTACTACAAGTAAAGATTTTTATATGTATGATTTTTAGAAAGTATCAAGTAAAGTCTGTGAGCCTCACCATAATAAGTGTGTTTCATCTattttgttcattcattttgttaggtcattttaagttatgagccaaaaaaatgaaacagttccaaaacttctaaagCTCCTAAGaaatttcaatggtaagtgttaaATCCTCACTATTTTTTGAAGTATAGTCTacgtgagatttagatttgccacATATTTGGGCCcagggctcatgctctaaaatgatatgaaaaattgaatgaacaatgtggatataacatatacaccaTGGGGGGGCATGCAAGTTACCaccatttttatgcatttataaCTATCCAAACAAAACCTAATAGTGAATAATGAATTTGAGTAAGTTTATatgtctttttttatttttaattagttTTACCATTTTAAGGAAGTTTACTAAGGTAGATGCTAAGCATTGAATCCATGACGTGCAAAAATGTCAcagaatgaaaataaaattgataatGAATGATTTATTCCTTTACAATGCAATTGCTATGGCTTATGTAAGCTTAGACTTTCGTGCTTACTGGGAATAATAaacttatatgtgtgtgtgtgtgtgtgtgtgtgtgtgtgtgtgtttaaagTGACTCAAACTCTTTTAGATGACTCAAACAAAGACTTTATATGAACTTACTAAACCTTCAAataactaaaaatagtaaaatcattgcttattaaaaatagtaaaatacaaCTTTGACGTCAAACATAACTCCCAATTGACCATATATTATAAAATCGATAATCAATTGATCTTAGTCATCGGTCAAGTTATACGAGTCATCAAGAGCTTTTGGACCACATATAGGTGTGATTCCCATAGCTAGCCACGAAGTTATGGCCATTCTGGAGATATAGTGCATGTTAGATCATTTTTGCCCCATCTCAACCCTACAGCCTCATTACTTTTGTTCCTAACCCTTCGTAAACTCATCCATGACTTTATCCTATATCATTTCTTATTTTAGGCTGAATTATAGGAGTCTCGAGTGTCATTGCATATATAGGCCACATCTAGaacaatttatttattattagcaattttaaaggtttttttgCCCTTGTGGGTTCAAGGCCTATTATAAGAAATAAGACTATGATCTTTCCTTTCATTTTATCTATGCACCTGTTGTGCATGCGTGTATTTGTTTTGGGGAGGCTTACATGGTATCATCAATACGACCATAACCTACGGTGGTACTGCGGTGGTACTGAgcttttgtggggtccacatactatGAGcattagatctacaccatccatcacgtACGCTTCCTCATGTTCACCAAAGGTCAATGCAAGATACTGGTTAGCCACACCATAGGTAACAATGTACActtatgcctaaaacctctaaattcagtTGGTGTAACCAACCTAAGCtttggaatggcctgaatttTTTTGTGTCCCTTCATCTTAGTGGAACACGTCTGATGAATATagtggatgacatatacacaataAGGTGTGCCCCACCAGCAGCTGGTAGGTTTAATTGGTTGGCACATCTAAGTTTACTATCACTGTGATTTTGGCATATAGGTTAATACTGAATAGGGACTCCATTGGACATGCagacatcatgtggggcccataatagCCGACTACCACCACAAGTTATGATGGTATCTGTAGCATATGATCATATGATCAATttccttcacacacacacacgcactctctctctctctttctcaagcaTATACACAGacaaatatatactatatatgaaCATACATGCACACAGATGATAACACATACCATAGTTTTATGCATTTATTATCTATCCCAAGCCTGAATAAAAGAAGATTTCATAAATTAGTAACTGTCGTAGAACTTTGGCCACTACTTTTACTATGAATCTATCTAACTCAAatcaattgggataaggcttaaatgaccAAGAAATACACATATATAGTCTGCCGGCCGTCCACTAGGTGTGTCCTTCGACCTAGATCATGAGGGAGAAAATCATCTTGATCAgggaattaaggtgggccataccacaagaaacagtcagGAGAGAATATCCAACCAATAAAACCTTTGAgacaatttgtggggcccaccatgttctgTCTATTTCATCCAAGCAGTGATATGGCAGGGACCACTAGGGAGAAATGGCAGGCTAAAAATACACAATTCCAAAATAAAGATGAGCCACAGACCTAATTCTAAAGGTTTTTACTTATGATTTTACACTGTtacttttggtgtggcccaccttagttttggatcaacctgatttttgggctcaaggtGAACATGGTGGGACGCACAAACATTAGACAAAATGGATGTCACACAGAtattaagtgggacccacatagggCAACACTAGGGGAAGCTTTACATGCGTCCACAGGGATAATGACAGACGTACATGCATTAACCAAAGTATTTTATTGTAATTCATTCtattatttttagatatcatgaACTTATGAATGTCTAAATGATGCAACAACATGATACGTGACATAAGTGCAATTGCAACTTATGTGGGCCAGGGTTCAGGTGGACGTCCAGAAAGAGGGCCAAACAGTACGCTACGATCCTAACGCTTGAAATTGTACTCCTGCAATCGGGTCCTATACAAATGTGATCGGGACCGTTCAAAACTAAGGCCCTTTGATGGATAATCCATAGGAAAGATATCtcacttataaaaaaaaatctaaatgttCACAAGGGTTCAACTGATAATTATGACCGCTCTTTGTtcttgaatggttaagattgtctgtAGAGAAGTATTTTGACCCATGGCTTCTCAATGTCATGTCCCACCTTTTGAACGTTGCCGATCACTCCACGCCACTGGTACCTAATAGTGGGAATGGGTGCTCCTTCATAGCAATTGCCTATTCCCAAAAGCACATGAATTTCTGGTATGCAATATCTGACGTAAAGTCTTAAAATTTAAAGCTACATTTATTTCGCAGCCTTTCATGGTCCAAAACCATAAGCTTTACGAAACCTACTGCCAGCTCTACAACTTAAATATTGCTAGCGAATTGCACGTGTAACACCCACATCAAAATGTGGGTCAGATTCCGGTCCATGTGGGTGTGTACATCACCTTATTTATATGTATATGTGGCCATGCACCgtgcatgtttttatttatttattatttttttttttttacgtgtATGAGTGTGTGCACCATACATTTGTTATGGGTGTATCATGGTTAGCACTGTACATTTCTTGTATGTGTATTAGCATGTGTACCATTGATGTAGGggaggacatgatgaggttgagcaccatcttctTCTACTGATAATCACCTTGAATTTGCAAGATTTTTCGAATCCATGggagaaaataaaatagtttctagagaattttattgattaaatgataattaattaaaaaataaggtTAACATGCCTTAAATAACCCTCAACAaattctaaaactataaataagagtcctaaTTAAATACAAAATTTTTTTCCAAGAAATGTGTAATTTTCGTCGTTTGCCGACATATCATTGGCCGATCAAATCGACAggttaaaacaataaaaaaagtGTTCAGATATTTAAATTGAAAATCTTGTGATTTTTGCCCTGTCAACTTGTCGAACAATATTTTGACTTATCTAAACTAGCAGAAATTAGCTAACAAACAATTTGAAATAATATTTTGACTTATCAAATAATATTTCAATTTATCTAAATAGGCATAAATAAGTCAGCaatcaatatgaaaattttagTGGAATTTCAACTTGTTGACCACAAAAGTCGACCGATTGAATTATGCTAATTTTTTTATTGATTTCTCATTTGGCTTCTTCCGGTCCATGCATGTGTGTTAGGAACATACATGATCATCATCCTACATCAACTATACATTATTTTTCATCTTAACATTTTTCTTGTACGTCTCCGGTCCATTGATAGAGTCACATCTCCTGTGGGGAAATGACTTAAATTTGAGCTGTTTTGAAGCCTTCTTGTATAAGTTCCTTGTCTGGCTTTGCGAGTTGAATCCCTCTTGTAAAGTAAGCTTATGCGCTTGGTATATATTTCTCGACACTTGCTAGAATACATTCCACCGATTGTTATAGTATACATAGCAAGTGGATCTAGAGCCATATTCAGTAATCCAAGCTGTTGAAACAAGGACAATGAAACACTAAAATTAAAATGACCGCCTCAGATCTTCTAGATTGGAAAATCCTAGATTTTGAAATGCAATGGCTCACAGAGATAATCAAAGAGATGATCCATATTCAACCAAAAAATGCTAATTACTTATAAAATGTTAAGTTACTCTAACCGAAGAATTTCATTATTATGTATACTTTTTCAATTTTCACCCATcttatgaacggtctggatcatccaacATGACACCAAATTCAATGGATAAAGTCCCACTGTATCATATTGCAATAAACCCATGATGCATTGCAGCTAACCGCATATTTTCTTATGTTTGTATGGGCATGCATAATACACTCCTCACGTTATGAGTACACGTGGCTGTACATtcgtaatgtgtgtgtgtgtgtgtgtaatgtgtGTGAGTGCACACAAgctatttctcatgtatgtatgtgtatgggGGTGTATGCTATAAATTCATTGCGTGTGCATGCAGTTATGCATTATACATTTCTTGAgtttgtggggtccacaccataCACTTATCATGTGTGCATGTGCACCATGTGTAATGTGGGCGTGCGCTATTCATATTTATGCAATATTTGTTTGTGTGTACCATACATTTCTTGTACGATAAAAATTTTCTTACGTGTAAGTGGGTGTATGCTAGAAGTTTGCTAGGctacatcacatgcattccaaTAGCAATAGCATACATCCAAATTTTGGCCATTGGATTAGGATCCTTTTCACTGACTTCTTTCATATGATGGGTCTTACCATCCAGGGAAGATAtccataaaaagagaaaaagaaaagaaaagaagaaaaaaaaaggttagaTTGAAATATTTCCATACCCTTTGATTATTAATAGGTCTAGTAGAGCATTGATATCCGTGGTACAAATGCAAAATGATTAAAGGGTTGACATATTCTAATATAAAGGTTTTATTTTCTGGCCATCTTGTATCCAAGGTTAGGCCCACAgtataaatgatttggattatcaaaAGATGGCCACAGATCCAAAGGCCAGATAGCAACGTGGGGATTTATTCTAGAAAACCTGAGTGTACCATACATTGCTTGTGCTTACGTGGGTGTTTGCTTGAGGGAGGAAATGATGAGTGGCTTCTGATTTTCAAGTAGGGTTGGGTCACGAAATTCTTGCACCCAAATAAAGAAAGAGGTATTATATATACAATGTTTGGGTTGAGAGATTGTACGGTTCATATGGGTCTTTGATGATCTGAAACGTTTataagatgggacccacctgaatggcccatgcaccaaaaaatcatcagattggatgatcctagccatagaTTAATACTCAGCCTTTTATTTATTGAGTGGGAACACTTGCTCTATCTTTTGTAGACGTGGGATGTCTACATCtggtttagatcactgaaaagtgggccccacttgtagaagaCTGTACCATTGCTCTGCCCGTGTGGCTTTGGGTCTCTTTTCTTTTGTATGAAAACTGTAGAAGAGAGCTCATGTGATCTATTGACCTTTTGGTATGAAGAGGCTGAAATAGCCATGCAAAAGTCTATAGAAAGGACGGAAAGGGGACGAGAAAAGATGAGGTGGGCCCAGGAAGAAAGGGAGAGCGAGTGAACATTGATTGATAGTTTGCAGGACCACTTAATATTGTAGTACGGAGTACCTCCACCTTTTGTGGAGCGTGTCTTTTCATCATCCGAACCATTCATTCAAGGGAAACTACCAGGTGCAACCGTTTTCACCACATTATGGTGCAAACAGACTAGCAATGCGCCCAAATATCAAGGCCAATCCTAAACTTAGATAGGGCccaataaaaatcaacggtgagaTTCTCTCTCTGATCTATTcctgattgtgtggcccactaagtcATAGATAAGCCTGATTTTGTGCCCTTGGCCAAATGAAGGAGGGCGTGcatgatggtcggagtggatgcCATCAACACATGCCAAAACGAACCGTTTGCACTATAACCATAGCTATTACGTTTCCACTGGTTAATATCCCACCGTTCATCCAACGGTGCAAGATCCTCCTGATCTGGTCCCACCTAGGTGTGAATGTGAATGGACAATTCAATGAAATAACGGTTCACATTCCTCGACCAAAATTCCTTCAACTGTATGGGCGGGATTTTTTAATTGGTGCTAATTTTCCAACTATGGACCATCCACGGTGtgtccaccagatgaatggctaTGATGATTAGAATGGTTTATACACTGGAGTCTGAGTAACTACATCCCTCAGATAGTCCTCTCACGCATGAGATCCCTACATGTGGAGACCAttaagtaatctaaaccattgatctaatggtccTTACAATGGATAAGGGTTTTCCtggaaatctcccagattggacgATCTCAACACTTATATGGTGGCCGGCGAACATAACGGTTAGGAAAAAATAAAGCAACGATCCAAAGTCAAAAGTGAAAAGATCAAATATTGAAGGGTTGGGATCCTCCTACGTGGGAGAGGCCACTGAATGGAAAGGCGCATATGAAATTTTACAGATCAGATGATCAAAGCCATCTGATTAAGGTATGAAAAATGCACGATATGACCAAATTTactcttaaccgtccatttatcaTGCCCCTAATTGGATAGCTCTGATCATCTGATCATGGTAATTTTCGGGCCCCAAGAAATCAATCGTGGACATGTTCTATTGAATGGACGTTGGTGatcatatgtgggcccacttcgGATCCATTGACAACTAGCACCGGAATAAGGTACTGATAATTTGTATTGGATCCCGACCGTTCATTTAGTAGGGGAAGCTTTAACTTAGAAAtctgggcgcggattagatactgacaggttgagtagcgagcctccctactgaagtgacgtcaccaagttccgtggtccccaccatgatgtatgttttgtatccacaccttccatccatttggagagatcattttagagtaataaccaaagaatgagttaaatccaaagttccagtggaccccaccacagaaaacagcagggacagtgacgcctaccattaaaaacttccgtgggctacaaaagttttagatcaagctgatatttgtgttttctcttattttatgtcttttttaacttttgaacaggttggatttcaaataaacattatggtgagccttaggatagtttcaacggtgggaatcactctccccattgttttctgtggtggggtccactacagatttttatcttgCTCATTCATtggaccatgacctaaaatgatatctcaaaatggatggacggtgtggatataacacatacatcatagtggggcccacagacttgatgacgtcacttcagtagccgactcgctacacAATCTGTCAGTAAATTTTTCTTTAACTTAGCTTCCTCTTAAGTTTGGAAAGGAAGGGGAGCCATTTGGttctctggcagagtatgactcTTCATAGTAGGCACtcaaaaaattgtacacgtggcatatattaacttaaattaaaccgactaaattgtggaataaGCTGTCTCTAAATCAGGGCCAGAAAATAAGATTACTTGAATAATCCTGATCTCCGATTCGTGGACAGTTGTTTTGTTGAAATAGAGTCATTggatattttccatttttaattgtccaataaatgcccaccaatccTATAGTTGGATGGTCAAATAAGCTTACCTGTTTGCTCATGTTAAAAAATAAACTGGGTTATGGTTTGAATTGCTTTTACGCCACGTATGTAATTTCTAATTAATTTAGAagtacctgtgtatcatccatcacccttagccagagtatcaaagtttggTCATCTGGAAAGGCAAACTAGCATGTGATCCCAAATCCCAGGACCGGAACTCATGTGGAGGCGGATTGAATGCTGACGCGGCTACACCGacctccatgtggggcccaccatgaaatgcgTGTTTTATTTATGCCGGCCATTCATATTGCTAGCTCATTTTTAGGATTGAATGGTGACGTGGCTACCACCAATATCtatgtagggccaccatgatgtgtgtgtgttttattcatgctagCCATTCATattgctggctcattttaggcgaTGATCTAAAATTGAAgtaagttcaagtgggccacaccacaggaaacattagggttatgtattttccttttattcatATCCGTTTTTAatattataaacaggttggatgacagataaacattacCATAAGCCTTAAAAAACTTATATTACTCAATGAATATTGTCGGCTAAAGAAGTAATTATATAACCAAATGCAGTTTATA is a genomic window of Magnolia sinica isolate HGM2019 chromosome 15, MsV1, whole genome shotgun sequence containing:
- the LOC131227605 gene encoding transcription factor MYB60-like — encoded protein: MGRPPCCDKVGIKKGPWTPEEDIILVSYIQEHGPGNWRSVPTNTGLLRCSKSCRLRWTNYLRPGIKRGNFTPHEEGMIIHLQALLGNRWAAIASYLPQRTDNDIKNYWNTHLKKKIKKFQTAMDSHMTTSDTSAITSNLISKSYYTQTRNSEMGTNLPSSFRLNTGGSTYASSTENISRLLEGWMRNSPKASSKAAQEENQPQSNENANAVAPNQIKAEQENCDIISHEELENLLSFESLSSMAWEKSSSDSTQPDGSHNTANDSLSSSVDEAKVRSGNQPPFSCLEMWLLDEAATGQAEELMDLSLDCCSAPAIF